Genomic window (Sphingomonas sp. S1-29):
CTCGAGCAGCCCGCGCCGCAGCCAGAACACGCTGATCGCCAGCGCGCCACCGATCGCGAAGGGAATTCGCCAGCCCCACGCCTCGAGCGCCGCCTCGCTCATCGTCGCCTGGAGCAGCAGCAATACGCAAAGCGCCAGCAACTGCCCCGCGATCAACGTGACATATTGGAAGCTCGCGAAGAAGCCGCGGCGGTTGCGGCCCGCCATCTCGGAAAGATACGTCGCGCTCGCGCCATATTCGCCGCCGACCGACAGCCCCTGCAGCAGCCGTGCGATCAGCAACAATGCCGGCGCCGCGACCCCGATCGAGGCGTAGGTCGGCGTCACAGCGATCATCAGCGACCCGACGCACATCAGCGTAACCGATAGCGTCAGTCCCGCCTTGCGCCCCTTGCGATCCGAATAGACCCCCATCAGCCAGCCGCCGATCGGCCGCATGAAGAAGCCGAGCGCGAAGACCGCCGCGGCCTGCAATAACTCGACCGTAGGGTCGTCGCCTGGGAAGAAGCGCGGCGCGAAATACAGCGTGAAGGCGGCATAGGCGTACCAGTCATACCATTCGACCAGATTGCCCGCCGACCCGCCCAGGATCGACCGGAGCCGTTCGCGGGTGAGCGGGGCGGGCGCGTCGCTGTGGGGGATGATGGCCATTTGGCTTCGCTCGCGCTCGTTGTCCTGCTACCCGGCTTAGCGAGGCTTCGCCCGGCAGGACAAGTCGCGTGCGGTGGGGTTAGAGAAAGCCGCGCATATGGGTTGATACGCGCGCGCCATGTTGCTACGTGGCCAACCAGCGCCCGGGAACCCCGTTTCCGGCGATCATGATTCTATAGACCAAGACTTTTCTGCAGTTACGAAATCGGAGTTTCCCGACCTCATGCAAATCATCGTTCGCGACAACAACGTCGACCAGGCTTTGCGCGCACTCAAGAAGAAGCTGCAGCGCGAAGGCGTGTATCGCGAGATGAAGCTTCGTCGGCACTATGAGAAGCCCAGCGAAAAGCGCGCCCGCGAGCGCGCCGCAGCGATCCGTCGCGCGCGCAAGCTGGAGCGCAAGCGCGTCGAGCGCGACGGCGCACGCTGATTGATCGGTTCGTCGGCTTGCGCCGGCGAACCATATTTTTCCCGTTCGCCCTGAGCTTGTCGAAGGGCTGTACTTCTTTCGATCGAAGAAGGACGGGGCTTCGACAAGCTCAGCCCGAACGGAAGGAAGCGGTTGCTTCCTCGTCGGCCGCGTAGGACACCCGCTCATGTCGACCACCGCAGCTCCGATCCGCCCTACCAAGCGCGGCTATCTCATCTGGCTGTGGGTCGGCGTGCTGGTCGCGGTCCTGGTCGCAGGGCTGCTGGCGTGGAAGGGTACCGCGGCGGTCGTCGCCGATACCGGCAGCAATGCACAGTTCCTGGCCTATAACGCAGGGCAGCCCGGGGTCGAACAGACCGCGAGCGGTCTGCAATATCGCGTGCTCGAAGCGGGCGAGGGCGATGCGCGCCCCACCGATACCGATCTGGTGCTGGTGAACTACACCGGCAAGCTGCGCGACGGCGAGACCTTCGACGCCAGCCAGCAGCCGACCCCGATGTCGCCGACGCAGGTCGTGCCCGGCTTCGGCGAAGGCCTGAAGCTGATGCCCAAGGACTCGAAATATCGCTTCTGGATCAAGCCCGAGCTCGCCTATGGCGCCGAACCGCGCCGCGATCCCAGCACCGGCCAGGAAGTGATTCCGGGCGAGGCATTGCTGGTGTTCGACGTCGAGATGGTCGATTTCGTCCCCGAAGCGGTCGTTCGCCAGATGCAGCAACAGCAGATGATGCAGCAGGGTGCCCCCGGCGCAGCGCCAGGTGGGGCAATGCCGGGCGGCGCGATGCCGGGTGGTCCGGGCGGCCCGCCGGCACCGCCTTCGGCCGGCCAGTAACTGCGAGACGATTGCTCGGCGGCCTAGGGTCGCGGGCAGGGCGCCGGTAGCCATCGGCGCCCGGATATAGATCGGCGCAACCGCATCCGATCGCACCGCCCAACAGCCGTAGTGGCATTCCATCGCATTGCGCTTGAGCCATGCTGCGGCGCACCCATATAGGGCGCACGGGACCGGACGCGGGGCGCGATCGATAGCGCGAAATAGGAATGTCGGAACCCGCTGAAGTCACGCCTGCCGATCAGCAGGCCGCCAGACCCGGAGTTCCGCCGCCGTGTTCGATTCCTTCGACCCGTTGATCCTTGCGCGAATCCAGTTCGCGTTCACGATCAGCTTCCACTTCATCTTCCCCGCCTTCTCGATCGGCTTAGCGAGCTTCCTTGCGGTGCTCGAAGGGCTGTGGCTGAAGACGGGCAAGGACCTGTACCACGACCTCTTCAAATTCTGGGTGAAGATCTTCGCCGTCGCCTTCGCGATGGGCGTCGTGTCGGGTATCGTGATGTCGTACCAGTTCGGCACCAACTGGTCGGTCTTCTCCGACCGCACCGGGCCGATCCTGGGGCCGCTGATGGCTTATGAGGTGCTGACCGCCTTCTTCCTCGAAGCCGGGTTCCTGGGCGTCATGCTGTTCGGCATGGACCGCGTCGGCAAGAAGCTGCACTTCGCCGCCACCTGCATGGTGGCGATCGGCACCTTCATCTCGGCATTCTGGATCCTCAGCGTCAACAGCTGGATGCACACCCCGGTGGGCTATGCGATGAACGATGTCGGGCAGTTCGTGCCCGCCGGATCGTGGCTGACGATCATCTTCAACCCCAGCTTCCCCTATCGGCTGTTCCACACCGTCACCGCGGCCTATCTGACCACCGCCTTCGTCGTTGGCGCGGTCGGCGCCTTCCAGCTGCTCAAGGCGCGCGCGGGCAAGAACCGGATCGAAACCGACGGCGACAGCCACCCCGCGGCGACCGCGCATCCCGAACTGCCGCGATCGCACGCTGCCGCGCGGAAAATGTTTTCGATGGCGATGTGGATGGCGGCGATCGTCGCGCCGATCCAGATCTTCGCCGGCGACCTGCACGGGATCAACACGCTCGAGCATCAGCCGGCCAAGGTCATGGCGATGGAGGGGCATTATAAAAGCCACCCCGATGGCGCGCCACTGATCCTGTTCGGCCTGCCCAACGCCGCCGAAAAGCGGATCGACTATGCGATCGAGATCCCCAAGGTCTCCTCGCTGATCTTGAAGCACGATCTCAACGCTCCGCTCGCGGGGCTCGACACCGTCGCCGACGATCGCGAGCCGCCGGTGTCGATCCTGTTCTGGTCGTTCCGGATCATGGTCGGCATCGGCTTCGCGATGCTAGGGCTCGGGCTGTGGAGCCTGTTCGCGCGGCTGCGCAAGCGGCTCTATGATTGGCCCTGGCTCCACCGCGCGGCGATCGTGATGGGGCCATCGGGCTTCGTCGCCGTGATCGCAGGCTGGATCACCACCGAGGTCGGGCGTCAGCCCTTTACCGTGTATAACCTGCTCACGACCGCCGACAGCGTATCGCCGCTCGCGGCGCCTGCGGTCGGTGCCTCGCTGGTCGCGTTCATCCTCGTCTATTTCGTCGTGTTTGGCTTCGGCACCTGGTATATCCTCAAGCTGATGGCCAAGGGCGTGCAGGACGACGAACCCGATATCCAGGACGATGCGCCGATCCGCAGCGCGGGGATCATGCCTGGGCCGACCCAGCAAGGCGGGCAGCAACGCGGCGGCCGTTCCTCCGGGGGGCAGCGCGGCACGCTGCAGCCGGCCGAATAATGTACGTCAACACAGACCTTGCGACGATCTGGGCGGGCATCATCGCCTTTGCGATCTTCGCCTATATCGTGATGGACGGGTTCGACCTGGGCATCGGCATCCTGTTTCCCGTGTTCGGCGTAGGCGAAGAGCGCGACCAGGCGATGAACTCGATCGCGCCGGTGTGGGACGGCAACGAAACCTGGCTGGTGCTCGGTGGCGGCGGGCTGTTTGCGGCTTTCCCGCTCGCTTATGCGATCATCATGCCCGCGCTGTATCCGCCGATCATCGCGATGCTGCTCGGGCTGGTATTCCGCGGGGTAGCGTTCGAGGCGCGCTGGCGCGATCCGGGGCATCGCCGCTGGTGGGATCTCGCGTTCACCCTGGGCTCGGTCGTCGCGGCGTTCGCGCAAGGCGTGACGTTGGGGGCGCTGCTCCAGGGGGTCGAGGTCGATGGCCGCGCTTATGGCGGCGGCTGGCTCGACTGGTTCACCCCGTTCAGCATGTTGACCGGGGTCAGCCTGGTCGCAGGCTATGCGCTGCTGGGCGCGACCTGGCTGATCTGGAAGACCGAGGGCGGGACGCAGGCGCATGCCTATCGGCTGGCGGCGCGCTTCGGGGTGATCACGCTGGCGGCGATCGCGGCGGTGAGTGCGTCGACGCTTACGCTCGAATACGCCTATTATCAGCGCTGGCTGGCCTATCCGGGCATCTTGCTGACCGCGCAGGTGCCGCTGCTGGTGGGCATCTTCGCCTTCGCCTTTTACCGCTCGCTCAAGAAGCAGCGTGAGGCGCGGCCCTTCCTGCTGGCGCTGGGGCTGTTCGCATTGAGCTTCGTCGGGCTGGGGATCAGCATGTTCCCCTATATCGTGCCCGACAGCGTCACGATCTGGCAGGCGGCGGCCCCCGAATCGAGCCAGTTGTTCATGCTGGCGGGTGCGGCGGTGCTGGTGCCGGTGATCCTGATCTATACCGGCTGGGCCTATTGGGTGTTCCGCGGCAAGGTCGGTACCGAGGGATATCACTGATGCAGGGCAACGAGGCCGACCGGCAACCGCTATGGCGGCGGCTGGGCTGGATGGCGGCGATCTGGGGTGCGAGCGTGGGGCTGCTCGGGGCGGTCGCGATGGTGATCCGCTGGTGGCTCGGGCTGGGCTGAGCGCGCTAGGTGGCGGCTCGACATTCTAGGCTGAAGGTTCGCGCACTAAGCCTGGCGAGTACGAAGATTGCGTCAGCCTGATCCGCACCGGTCACGTCAGAAGCACAAACAAAAACGGCGGCCCGCGAGGGCCGCCGTTTCCGTAATCAAGTCAGCAAGGATTAGTTGCTGTCCGAATCGTCGTCGCCGTCTGCAACGATCACGATGCCCGCGATCACAGCTGCTGCTGCGAGAACGCCGACGATGATGCCGCCGCCTGCAATGGCTTCGTTCGACTTCTTGCCGGTGGTCGAAACGCGAGCCGACTTAGCAACCGACAGAGCGCTTGCGCTGTTGGTGGCTGCCACGACGGGCGTGGCAATGAGCGAAACTGCCGAAGCGGCAGTCAGTAGTTTGGCCAAACGCATGGGTAAACTCCCTTGTATTAAACATATCGTACGCGATTTGACGGTCGCATAGTCGCCACTACTTCGCAAGCGCACAACGACAGCCACCGTGAAAAAGTTGCCACGTTGTTGCCCTGTAGCAACGGTCGCGATAGACCATAATCGTCGTGCAATTGCAAGGAACTGGCACAACCGCTCGCCGCGTTTGGTGGCAGTCAGACCGTTTTGGTCCAAAGTGTTTAGCGACGAACCGGTCAGTAACAAAGACTATCTGCCGGTGTGTTCGGGCGCGGGCTAAAGTGCCAGTCATTCGACCCCATGGCCTGCTGGCACCAGTTGACCGCCAGCGCCCGCTGCGGCACCCGGGCTCGGGATATGGACAGAGCAATATCACTGGTCCGCCGAAGCGTGCTGATCGCGGTCCCGTTGCTGGCGACCGCCGCGATCGGCGCGGGATCGGCGCCGAGGGACGTCGTCACCGCTACTGAGGCCGAACAGGCAACGTTCGAAGCGATTCGCGCGCTCGACAAACGGCTCGCGACGATCGGCTTTGACCTCGGACGGGACAATCGCGCGCTGTGTGATCGTCAGGCGCCGGGGACCGGGCTGGTGGTACATGCGCCGGCGCAATATGTTTCGAACTTGCGCGCGGCTGCGGCGCATTTCGGGTTTGCCGGCGCCGTCGCGGTCCTTGCCACCGTCGAAGACAGCCCCGCAGCGGGCAAGATCGCGCAGGATGAAACGCTGGTACGATGGGGTGATGTTGCGGTCGCCGACCTGCCGACCGCTACCCCCACCGCGCCGCTGATCGCGCTATACGACCGCACCGCGCAAGCGCCCGCCACTGCACCGGTGCAGATCGAGACGATCCGCGACGGGCAGGCGCGAACGACGACGCTCGAACCGGTCGCGGTCTGCCGGACCCGGTTCGAACTCGAGATGTCCGACGCGGTGAATGCCGAGGCCGATGGCGACATGGTCCAGATTTCGTCGCGGTTGTTCGAAGAATATCCCGATTCCGAGGTCGCGGTCCTCGTCGCGCACGAACTCGCGCACAACATCCTGCGGCACCGTGATCGGCTCGATGCGGCGAAGGTCGCGCGCGGGCTGCTCGCCGGGGTCGGCCGCAACGCCCGGCTGTTCCGCCAGACCGAGCTCGAGGCCGATATCCTGAGCGTCCATCTGCTGGTCAATGCCGGCTATCCGCCGCTGGCCGCCGCGACCTTTTGGCGCAAGTTCGGCCCCGAACACGCCGGCGGCTGGTTCCGCAGCGCGACGCATCCCGGCTGGCGCGAACGCGCGGCGCGGATGCAGCAGGAGGGCGAAGCGATCGCCGCGGGGCGGGTCGATCCCAAGGCGCCGCCGATCCTGCAGCAGCGGACGGTCCCGCTCGACGGCGACTGGCGCGCGCTGCTCGCCGGGCGCTGAACTCAGCCCGCGCGCCGCAGCATCGGCGCGGCGTGCTGCGGCGCGGCCGGCTGATCGGGCCAGATGCCGCGGGTATCGTACACGCGCTTGGCGGCGCGCTCCTCGAGCGGCACCGACTTGAACACGTCGTGGTCGACCAGCACGACGAAGATCGGGCATTCCTCGATCGCGGTGTCGATGTCGATCAACCGCGCACCGCTGCCGTCGAACGCTGCGGGCAGCGCCTGCGCATAGGGTTCGACGATCCGCATCCGCTCGCCGAAGCGCCGCGCCAGCGCCTGCGCGACCTTGAGCGCGGGGCTCTCGCGGAAATCGTCGATATTCGCCTTGAACGCGAGGCCCAGGCACGCGACCGGGACGCCGGGCATGCTTTCGATCAGCGCCTCGGCCCGGCCGATCGTATAGCCGGTCTTGGCATCGTTCACTTCGCGCGCGGTGCGGATCAGCGGGGTGTTTTCGGGATCGCCATGCACCAGGAACCACGGATCGACCGCGATGCAATGCCCGCCGACCCCCGGGCCGGGTGCCAGGATGTTGACGCGCGGGTGCCGGTTGGCGAGGCGGATCACCTCCCACACATCGACGCCCATATTCTCGGCCACCACCGATAATTCGTTGGCGAAGGCGATGTTGACGTCGCGAAAGGCGTTTTCGGTCAGCTTGGTCATCTCCGCCGCGCGCGACGTCGTGGTGACACACGCGCCGCGCACGAAGCGGCGGTAGAATTGCAGCGCCTTGCGCGCGCAACGCGGGGTGATGCCGCCGATGACCCGGTCATTGTCGATCAGCTCGACCAGGATGCGGCCGGGCAACACGCGCTCGGGGCAATAGGCGATCGCGATGTCGGGGGTGCCCGGCGTCATCCCCGGCACCTTCAGGTCGGGGCGAAGCGCCGCCAGCAGGTCGCGGACCTTCTCGGTGGTGCCGACGGGCGAAGTCGATTCGAGGATCACCATGTCACCGGGTTTGAGCGCGGCGGCGACGGTGGTCGCCGCGTCGAGCACATAGCCGATGTCGGGGGCGTGATCGTCGCCGAACGGGGTGGGAACCGCGATCACGAACACATCGGCGGGTTCGATCAGCGTCGAGGCGCGCAGATTGCCGCGCGCGACCACGCCCGAGACGAGCCCGTCGAGGTCGATCTCCTCGATATGCACGCGCCCCGAATTGACCGTTTCGACCACGGTCTGCGAAACGTCGATGCCGAGCACCTTGGCGCCGGTGCGCGCGATCACCGCCGCGGTGGGGAGGCCGATATAGCCGAGGCCGAGCACCGCGACCTTGAGTTCGGTATCAGAAAGCATCCGCGATAACCCCAGCGATCCGTGCCGCAGCCTGGCCGTCGCCGAACGGATTGTGGGCGCGCGCCATCGCGGAATAGGCGTCCTTGTCGTCGAGAAGGTTGAAGATTTCGGAAACGATCCGGTCCTCGCCGGTGCCGACCAGCTTGGCGGTCCCCGCCGCGACGCCTTCGGGGCGTTCGGTGGTTTCGCGCATCACCAGCACCGGCTTGCCCAGCGCCGGCGCTTCCTCCTGCACTCCGCCCGAATCGGTGAGCACCAGATGCGCCATGTCGAGCGCGCGAATGAACTGCGGATAGTCGAGCGGGTCGATCCGCGCGATGTTGGGCCGATCGCCCAGTAATTCGTCCATCACCGCGACGACATTGGGGTTGGGATGGACCGGAAAGACGATGGCGACGTCGTCGCGCTGCGCGATACGGGCGATCGCACGCGCGATATTGGCCATGCCGTCGCCGAAATTCTCGCGCCGATGTGTGGTGACCAGCACGATCCGCTTGCCCGCGAACCGCGCCGCCAGCGGATCGAGCGCGGCGGCCAGCGATGGCTCGGCGGTGATCCGCGCCTGCGTCCACAGCAAGGCATCGATCACCGTGTTGCCGGTGACGTGGATCGATGCCGGCGCGATATTCTCAGCCCGCAGCGCCGCCGCTGAGGTTTCGGTCGGCGCGAAATGCAGGTCGGCGATCGGCGCGACGATCCGCCGGTTCACCTCCTCGGGCCAGGGGTGATAGATATCGCCCGATCGCAGGCCAGCCTCGACATGCGCGACCGGGATCTTGCGGTAATAAGCGGTCAGCGCGCCGACCATCGCGGTGGCGGTATCGCCCTGGACGATCACCCGATCGGGCTGTTCGGCATCCATCACGTCGCCCAGGCCCGTCAGCAGCCGCGCGGTGAGCCGGTCGAGCGACTGGCCGGGCTCCATCAGGTCGAGATCGATGTCGGGCACCAGCCCCGCGATCGCCAGCACCTGGTCGAGCAGCCCGCGATGCTGCGCGGTGACGCAGGTGCGCACGGTCAGCCCGGGGGTCGCGCGCAATGCGGCGACGACGGGGAACAGCTTGATGGCTTCGGGACGGGTGCCGAAGACGATGAGGATGCGGCGGTCGGTCATGCGGCGGGTCCTAGCGCCTGCGGGTGAAGCAACCGCTAACTCGCATACCCTGCGTCCTCAGCGCGCGTTGTAGCCGCGAAACCATTCGACGAAGCGCGGGATCCCCTCGGCGAGCGAGGTGCGTGGGGCAAAACCCAGGTCGCGCTGGATCGCGTCGATATCGGCATAGGTGGCGGGGACGTCGCCGGGCTGCATCGGCTGATACTCGCGCACCGCCTCGCGCCCGATCGCGCGCTCGATCAGGTCGATCATATCCCCTAGCTGCTCGGGCTGGTTGTTGCCGATATTGTAGATCCGGTGCGGCGCGACGCTGCCGCCCGATTTCTCGGCGCCGTCGTCGGCGGGCGGATGGTCGAGGCACGCAACGACGCCATCGACGATGTCGTCGATATACGTGAAATCGCGCTGCATCTTCCCGTGATTGAACACCGCGATCGGCCGCCCCGCCATGATCGCATCGGCGAACAGCCACATCGCCATGTCGGGGCGTCCCCAGGGGCCATAGACGGTGAAGAAGCGCAGCCCCGTCTGCGGGATGCGATACAGATGCGCATAGGTTTCGCTCATCAGCTCGTCGGCCTTCTTGGTCGCGGCATAGAGCGAGATCGGATGATCGACGCGATCGTCGACGCTGAAGGGCAGCTTGGTATTGGCGCCATAGACCGACGAGGACGAGGCATAGACGAGATGCGCGACCCCGCGCGCGCGCGCGAGCTCGAGGATGTTGACATGGCCGGTCAGGTTCGAGCGGACATAGGCGCGCGGGTTGGTCAGCGAATAACGCACCCCCGCCTGCGCGCCGAGATGGACGATGCGATCGAAGCTCGCGTCCTCCAATACGGCATCGAGCGCGCTATCGTCGCCGAAATCGACGCGGCGGAAATCGAAGCTGTCGCCGTGCCGCCCGGCCAGCGAATCGAGCCGCGCATGCTTGAGCGCGGGATCGTAATACTCGTTGAGATTGTCGATGCCGATCACCCGCTCGCCGCGCGACAGCAGCCGGTCGGCGACGTGATAGCCGATGAAGCCGGCAGCGCCGGTAACCAATGTCGTCAAATCCCGTCCCCGCTCGCCGACGCTTCACCGACGAATGCCGCAGATTGACCGCGAGGGGAAGCTATTCGGCGGGAACCGACTCCGGTGCCGCCGGCGGACGGGGGAACACCCGACCGCGGAAGATGCCGACGAGCAGCAGTGCGGCGGCGGTGGCGAGGCAATCGATCGCCCAGTCATCCCATTCGCCCGCGCGGCCAACCGCCATCCATGCCTGGGTAAGCTCGATTGCCCCGCCAAGCAGCGCATAGAAGACGAATTGCAGGCGGAGCGACAGCCGCGGCCAGGCCAGGCTTCCAACCAGCGGCAGCAGGCTGAACGCAAGCAGATGCCGATGCTCGCCGCTTTCGACGATCATCCCCAGCTGCCCAGGGGTCAGCGCAAGGAACAGCATTGCTGCGGCCAGCACCAGGAACACGGCTTTGACCACGATTTGCATGCCGATCCCTTCGCATGCGCAGCATGCAGGCGCCAGTCCCGTTTCGGTATTGCCCCGCGTGATTGCCTCGCTCTGCCGCAACCGTTAGGGCGGGCGGCAGTTGTAAACAGGAGATTTCCCATGGCGCAAAAGCCGCTTCGCAAGGCCGTATTTCCCGTCGGCGGCCTCGGCACCAGGTTTCTCCCTGCGACCAAGGCAATCCCCAAGGA
Coding sequences:
- the cydB gene encoding cytochrome d ubiquinol oxidase subunit II — translated: MYVNTDLATIWAGIIAFAIFAYIVMDGFDLGIGILFPVFGVGEERDQAMNSIAPVWDGNETWLVLGGGGLFAAFPLAYAIIMPALYPPIIAMLLGLVFRGVAFEARWRDPGHRRWWDLAFTLGSVVAAFAQGVTLGALLQGVEVDGRAYGGGWLDWFTPFSMLTGVSLVAGYALLGATWLIWKTEGGTQAHAYRLAARFGVITLAAIAAVSASTLTLEYAYYQRWLAYPGILLTAQVPLLVGIFAFAFYRSLKKQREARPFLLALGLFALSFVGLGISMFPYIVPDSVTIWQAAAPESSQLFMLAGAAVLVPVILIYTGWAYWVFRGKVGTEGYH
- the rpsU gene encoding 30S ribosomal protein S21, whose protein sequence is MQIIVRDNNVDQALRALKKKLQREGVYREMKLRRHYEKPSEKRARERAAAIRRARKLERKRVERDGAR
- a CDS encoding NAD-dependent epimerase, with amino-acid sequence MTTLVTGAAGFIGYHVADRLLSRGERVIGIDNLNEYYDPALKHARLDSLAGRHGDSFDFRRVDFGDDSALDAVLEDASFDRIVHLGAQAGVRYSLTNPRAYVRSNLTGHVNILELARARGVAHLVYASSSSVYGANTKLPFSVDDRVDHPISLYAATKKADELMSETYAHLYRIPQTGLRFFTVYGPWGRPDMAMWLFADAIMAGRPIAVFNHGKMQRDFTYIDDIVDGVVACLDHPPADDGAEKSGGSVAPHRIYNIGNNQPEQLGDMIDLIERAIGREAVREYQPMQPGDVPATYADIDAIQRDLGFAPRTSLAEGIPRFVEWFRGYNAR
- a CDS encoding FKBP-type peptidyl-prolyl cis-trans isomerase yields the protein MSTTAAPIRPTKRGYLIWLWVGVLVAVLVAGLLAWKGTAAVVADTGSNAQFLAYNAGQPGVEQTASGLQYRVLEAGEGDARPTDTDLVLVNYTGKLRDGETFDASQQPTPMSPTQVVPGFGEGLKLMPKDSKYRFWIKPELAYGAEPRRDPSTGQEVIPGEALLVFDVEMVDFVPEAVVRQMQQQQMMQQGAPGAAPGGAMPGGAMPGGPGGPPAPPSAGQ
- a CDS encoding DUF2474 domain-containing protein is translated as MQGNEADRQPLWRRLGWMAAIWGASVGLLGAVAMVIRWWLGLG
- a CDS encoding cytochrome ubiquinol oxidase subunit I — encoded protein: MFDSFDPLILARIQFAFTISFHFIFPAFSIGLASFLAVLEGLWLKTGKDLYHDLFKFWVKIFAVAFAMGVVSGIVMSYQFGTNWSVFSDRTGPILGPLMAYEVLTAFFLEAGFLGVMLFGMDRVGKKLHFAATCMVAIGTFISAFWILSVNSWMHTPVGYAMNDVGQFVPAGSWLTIIFNPSFPYRLFHTVTAAYLTTAFVVGAVGAFQLLKARAGKNRIETDGDSHPAATAHPELPRSHAAARKMFSMAMWMAAIVAPIQIFAGDLHGINTLEHQPAKVMAMEGHYKSHPDGAPLILFGLPNAAEKRIDYAIEIPKVSSLILKHDLNAPLAGLDTVADDREPPVSILFWSFRIMVGIGFAMLGLGLWSLFARLRKRLYDWPWLHRAAIVMGPSGFVAVIAGWITTEVGRQPFTVYNLLTTADSVSPLAAPAVGASLVAFILVYFVVFGFGTWYILKLMAKGVQDDEPDIQDDAPIRSAGIMPGPTQQGGQQRGGRSSGGQRGTLQPAE
- the wecC gene encoding UDP-N-acetyl-D-mannosamine dehydrogenase; translated protein: MLSDTELKVAVLGLGYIGLPTAAVIARTGAKVLGIDVSQTVVETVNSGRVHIEEIDLDGLVSGVVARGNLRASTLIEPADVFVIAVPTPFGDDHAPDIGYVLDAATTVAAALKPGDMVILESTSPVGTTEKVRDLLAALRPDLKVPGMTPGTPDIAIAYCPERVLPGRILVELIDNDRVIGGITPRCARKALQFYRRFVRGACVTTTSRAAEMTKLTENAFRDVNIAFANELSVVAENMGVDVWEVIRLANRHPRVNILAPGPGVGGHCIAVDPWFLVHGDPENTPLIRTAREVNDAKTGYTIGRAEALIESMPGVPVACLGLAFKANIDDFRESPALKVAQALARRFGERMRIVEPYAQALPAAFDGSGARLIDIDTAIEECPIFVVLVDHDVFKSVPLEERAAKRVYDTRGIWPDQPAAPQHAAPMLRRAG
- a CDS encoding M48 family metallopeptidase; its protein translation is MLIAVPLLATAAIGAGSAPRDVVTATEAEQATFEAIRALDKRLATIGFDLGRDNRALCDRQAPGTGLVVHAPAQYVSNLRAAAAHFGFAGAVAVLATVEDSPAAGKIAQDETLVRWGDVAVADLPTATPTAPLIALYDRTAQAPATAPVQIETIRDGQARTTTLEPVAVCRTRFELEMSDAVNAEADGDMVQISSRLFEEYPDSEVAVLVAHELAHNILRHRDRLDAAKVARGLLAGVGRNARLFRQTELEADILSVHLLVNAGYPPLAAATFWRKFGPEHAGGWFRSATHPGWRERAARMQQEGEAIAAGRVDPKAPPILQQRTVPLDGDWRALLAGR
- the wecB gene encoding non-hydrolyzing UDP-N-acetylglucosamine 2-epimerase, which codes for MTDRRILIVFGTRPEAIKLFPVVAALRATPGLTVRTCVTAQHRGLLDQVLAIAGLVPDIDLDLMEPGQSLDRLTARLLTGLGDVMDAEQPDRVIVQGDTATAMVGALTAYYRKIPVAHVEAGLRSGDIYHPWPEEVNRRIVAPIADLHFAPTETSAAALRAENIAPASIHVTGNTVIDALLWTQARITAEPSLAAALDPLAARFAGKRIVLVTTHRRENFGDGMANIARAIARIAQRDDVAIVFPVHPNPNVVAVMDELLGDRPNIARIDPLDYPQFIRALDMAHLVLTDSGGVQEEAPALGKPVLVMRETTERPEGVAAGTAKLVGTGEDRIVSEIFNLLDDKDAYSAMARAHNPFGDGQAAARIAGVIADAF